In one window of Paraflavitalea soli DNA:
- a CDS encoding glycoside hydrolase family 30 protein yields MKRMLAMLMVPACLSVQAQKKITVYTTASQTDLRLSQNAQLSFKEFKQPLETQPCVFIDPANTFQSFIGIGAALTDASAETFAKLPKPEQQEFLRAYFDKDKGIGYTLARTTIHSCDFSSGSYTYVSDNDTALKSFSVAHDEQYRIPFIKQAIQAAGGKLTTYVSPWSPPAWMKDNNSLLQGGKLRPEARQQWANYFVKFIKTYEAKGIPIWGLSVQNEPMAKQRWESCIFSAEEERDFIKQYLGPTLQKAGMSSKKLIAWDHNRDLLYQRASVILNDKEAAKYVWGIGFHWYETWTGGPMQFDNLRLVNQAFPGKNLIFTEGCKEKFHIDSVNNWSLGEKYGYSMINDFNNGTVAWTDWNILLDETGGPNHVGNFCFAPVHADTKTGKLIYTNAYYYIGHFSKFIRPGARRIGASSSRAQLQTTAFANTDGSIVVVVMNTTDQKLPYHLWLKGNGAATESLPHSISTIVIK; encoded by the coding sequence ATGAAAAGAATGCTTGCCATGTTGATGGTGCCCGCCTGTCTGTCCGTACAGGCGCAGAAGAAGATCACTGTCTATACCACCGCCAGCCAAACCGATCTCCGGTTGTCCCAAAATGCACAACTCAGTTTTAAGGAATTCAAACAACCCCTCGAAACCCAGCCTTGCGTATTCATTGATCCCGCCAATACTTTCCAGTCCTTTATTGGAATAGGGGCGGCCCTCACCGATGCATCGGCCGAAACATTTGCCAAACTTCCCAAACCCGAACAACAGGAATTCCTCCGGGCTTACTTCGATAAAGACAAAGGCATTGGCTACACCCTGGCCCGCACTACCATTCACAGTTGCGATTTTTCCAGTGGCAGTTATACCTATGTCAGCGATAATGATACTGCACTCAAATCTTTCAGCGTTGCCCACGACGAGCAGTACCGTATTCCCTTTATTAAGCAGGCTATTCAGGCTGCCGGTGGAAAACTCACCACCTATGTAAGCCCCTGGAGTCCGCCAGCCTGGATGAAAGACAACAATAGTTTGCTGCAGGGTGGCAAGTTAAGACCCGAAGCAAGGCAGCAATGGGCCAACTACTTTGTAAAGTTTATTAAGACCTATGAAGCCAAAGGCATACCCATCTGGGGATTGTCCGTCCAAAATGAACCCATGGCCAAACAAAGATGGGAATCCTGCATCTTTTCAGCCGAAGAAGAGCGCGACTTCATAAAGCAATACCTCGGACCCACTTTACAAAAAGCAGGTATGAGCAGTAAAAAGCTCATCGCCTGGGACCACAACCGCGATCTGTTGTACCAGCGCGCCAGCGTTATCCTCAACGATAAGGAAGCCGCTAAATACGTTTGGGGTATCGGTTTCCATTGGTATGAAACCTGGACGGGCGGTCCCATGCAGTTCGATAACCTGCGTCTTGTAAACCAGGCCTTCCCCGGCAAAAACCTCATTTTCACCGAAGGTTGCAAAGAGAAATTCCATATCGACAGCGTCAACAACTGGTCATTGGGTGAAAAATACGGTTACTCCATGATCAATGATTTCAATAATGGTACCGTGGCCTGGACAGATTGGAATATCCTGCTCGATGAGACCGGCGGCCCCAACCATGTAGGTAATTTTTGCTTTGCCCCTGTTCATGCAGATACAAAGACAGGTAAGCTCATCTATACCAATGCATACTATTATATAGGCCATTTCTCTAAGTTCATTCGCCCCGGCGCCAGGCGTATCGGCGCATCTTCCAGCAGGGCCCAATTGCAAACCACCGCTTTTGCAAACACCGATGGAAGCATTGTGGTGGTAGTAATGAACACGACCGATCAAAAATTGCCTTATCACCTGTGGTTGAAAGGCAATGGAGCAGCTACCGAAAGCCTGCCCCATTCCATCAGTACCATCGTTATAAAATAA
- a CDS encoding YceI family protein → MSKTKWVLDPAHSEIQFKVKHLMITTVTGYFKKFNLEVETDGDDFTNASKIEFTADVDSIDTNNEQRDNHLKSADFFNASEYKEIKFSGIKYTGTKEEGKLQGALTLRGVTGNVIANVEFGGITVDPYGQTKAGFTVTGKLNRKEFGLGWGAVTEAGNVVVSDEVKFAGEFQLIKQA, encoded by the coding sequence ATGTCAAAGACTAAATGGGTTCTCGATCCAGCACACAGCGAAATTCAGTTTAAGGTAAAACACCTGATGATCACCACCGTAACCGGTTACTTCAAAAAGTTTAACCTGGAAGTGGAAACAGATGGCGACGACTTTACCAACGCTTCTAAGATTGAGTTTACAGCCGATGTAGATTCTATCGATACCAACAACGAACAAAGGGACAACCACCTGAAGTCTGCAGACTTCTTCAATGCATCTGAATACAAGGAAATTAAGTTCAGCGGCATCAAGTACACCGGTACCAAAGAAGAAGGTAAGTTGCAGGGGGCATTGACCTTAAGAGGCGTTACCGGAAATGTGATTGCCAATGTAGAGTTTGGCGGTATTACCGTTGACCCTTATGGTCAAACAAAAGCTGGTTTTACAGTTACCGGTAAATTAAACCGTAAAGAGTTTGGTCTCGGCTGGGGTGCCGTTACAGAAGCCGGGAACGTAGTAGTAAGTGATGAAGTGAAATTTGCAGGTGAGTTTCAGTTAATCAAACAGGCTTAA
- a CDS encoding ThuA domain-containing protein, with protein sequence MKQFIMFVFMGFIGLLLCGQGWGQSKAPRFKALAVYENGGHHLAYSKVARPWLDQLAADSSFVIDYITNMDKVDSAYLAPYSLFIQLDYPPYGWPAQAVKAFQEYIEKGKGGWIGFHHATLLGEFDGYAMWPWFSKLMGDIRFTNYIPGFASGRVMVEDSLHPVMKGVGPGFVIAKEEWYTWNKSPRANVQVLASVDEGSYSPASATKMGDHPVIWSNPQVKARNVYIFMGHGPDLFDNVAYTRIFRNAIFWASGH encoded by the coding sequence ATGAAGCAATTTATCATGTTCGTTTTTATGGGATTCATTGGGTTGCTGCTCTGTGGGCAGGGATGGGGGCAATCGAAGGCTCCGCGTTTCAAGGCGCTGGCGGTATATGAAAACGGGGGGCATCACCTTGCCTATTCGAAAGTAGCCCGGCCCTGGCTGGATCAGCTGGCGGCCGACAGCAGTTTTGTCATAGATTATATTACCAATATGGACAAGGTGGACTCAGCCTACCTGGCTCCCTATAGCTTGTTTATTCAGCTGGATTATCCGCCTTATGGCTGGCCTGCCCAGGCTGTGAAAGCATTTCAGGAATACATAGAAAAGGGCAAAGGAGGCTGGATCGGCTTTCACCATGCCACACTGCTGGGGGAATTTGATGGTTATGCGATGTGGCCGTGGTTTTCAAAACTGATGGGCGATATACGCTTCACCAATTATATCCCGGGATTTGCCTCGGGCCGGGTAATGGTTGAAGACAGCCTGCACCCTGTGATGAAAGGTGTAGGCCCTGGGTTTGTGATTGCCAAAGAAGAATGGTACACCTGGAATAAAAGTCCGCGCGCGAATGTGCAGGTACTGGCCAGTGTGGATGAGGGATCTTATTCTCCGGCTTCTGCTACTAAAATGGGCGATCATCCGGTAATCTGGAGTAATCCACAGGTAAAGGCCCGGAATGTCTATATTTTTATGGGACATGGTCCGGACCTGTTTGACAACGTGGCTTATACCAGGATCTTCCGGAATGCCATCTTTTGGGCCAGTGGCCATTGA
- a CDS encoding glycoside hydrolase family 18 protein → MKTLAILFALSTIAPLVHSQANGTNKPVVIGYVGGYRGLVNTAIIDVKKLTHINYAFVDVKDNRAWLTNEKTDTTNFRTLNLLKEQNPALKILISIGGWTWSKNFSNAVLTDTSRRAFAISSVDIIKKYQLDGVDIDWEYPGMVGDGNVFRPEDKQNYTLMFQAIREELTKLQQETGKYYLLTTATGGFPSYLDHTEMGKAQEYLDYVNLMTYDYSYGKAGHHTNLFPSKDYDKENSAHKAVTTYLAAGVPAHKLVVGLAFYGRGGVVETVDDRGFNQKINSTFRVGGYTYIKDSLINQKGFRAYWDKKAKAPYLFNAAEKKFATYDNERSIKYKCRYVKKHKLGGVMFWEYSSDPKTYLLNAVDKFL, encoded by the coding sequence ATGAAAACGCTTGCTATCCTTTTTGCTTTATCCACGATTGCTCCGCTTGTGCACAGTCAGGCCAATGGTACTAACAAACCAGTTGTGATTGGCTATGTAGGCGGCTACAGGGGCCTGGTCAATACGGCGATTATTGATGTAAAGAAACTCACGCATATCAACTATGCTTTTGTAGATGTGAAGGACAACCGGGCCTGGCTCACGAATGAGAAAACGGATACTACGAATTTCAGGACGCTTAATCTGTTGAAGGAACAAAATCCTGCGCTGAAGATATTGATCTCCATTGGCGGCTGGACCTGGAGCAAGAATTTTTCGAATGCTGTATTGACTGATACTAGCCGCCGGGCCTTTGCTATTTCTTCGGTAGACATCATTAAGAAATACCAACTGGATGGAGTGGATATTGACTGGGAGTATCCTGGCATGGTGGGTGATGGCAATGTGTTCCGGCCGGAAGACAAACAAAATTACACGTTGATGTTTCAGGCGATCCGGGAGGAGCTGACGAAGCTGCAACAGGAGACGGGAAAGTATTACCTGCTGACCACGGCTACGGGCGGGTTTCCAAGCTACCTGGACCATACAGAGATGGGTAAAGCACAGGAATACCTGGATTATGTAAACCTCATGACGTATGATTATAGTTATGGTAAGGCAGGTCATCATACTAACCTGTTTCCTTCGAAAGACTATGACAAGGAAAACTCTGCACACAAAGCGGTGACGACGTACCTGGCGGCTGGTGTGCCGGCGCATAAGCTGGTAGTAGGATTGGCTTTCTATGGCCGTGGCGGTGTAGTAGAAACTGTTGATGACCGTGGCTTTAACCAGAAGATCAATTCTACTTTCAGGGTAGGCGGCTACACTTATATCAAAGACAGCCTGATCAACCAGAAAGGATTTCGTGCTTACTGGGATAAGAAGGCCAAGGCACCTTATCTCTTCAATGCAGCAGAAAAGAAGTTTGCCACTTACGATAATGAACGCTCTATCAAGTATAAGTGCCGGTATGTGAAGAAGCACAAACTGGGTGGAGTGATGTTTTGGGAGTATTCTTCTGACCCAAAAACTTATCTGCTTAATGCCGTTGACAAATTTCTATAG
- a CDS encoding ring-cleaving dioxygenase produces the protein MGKLITGIHHVTAIAGDARKNLEFYAGILGVRMVKKTVNFDAPEVYHFYYGDQTGQPGSILTFFPYQALVRGRHGKGMLNTTTFSVPTTSLDYWLGRLKKYGIAYKEPEERFANEVVVYFEDTDGLGLEFVFNDKDTRTGYSNGIVPAQHAIKGFYNVEIWEEGYERTAGLLTEQLDHTLIAEKGNRFRFAANDAPGNYVDIICSPDSLKGLGGSGTVHHIAFSTPDRAAQEEVRLRIVKRMLNPTPVLDRNYFTSIYFREPGGVLFEVATAGPGFAIDESPDHLGEALKLPPQFEKKRAHLEEVLTPVSIDLANYK, from the coding sequence ATGGGAAAGTTAATAACTGGTATTCATCATGTAACCGCCATTGCCGGCGATGCCCGGAAGAACCTTGAGTTTTACGCTGGTATCCTTGGTGTAAGAATGGTAAAGAAGACCGTGAACTTTGATGCGCCCGAAGTATACCATTTTTACTACGGCGATCAAACAGGACAACCAGGCAGCATCCTCACCTTTTTTCCTTATCAGGCACTCGTAAGAGGCCGGCATGGAAAGGGCATGTTGAATACCACCACTTTCTCAGTGCCCACTACTTCTCTCGATTATTGGCTCGGCAGGTTGAAGAAATATGGCATAGCGTACAAAGAACCGGAAGAAAGATTTGCCAATGAAGTAGTAGTGTATTTTGAAGATACCGACGGATTGGGATTAGAGTTTGTGTTCAATGATAAAGACACAAGGACAGGCTATAGTAACGGCATCGTTCCGGCTCAGCATGCCATCAAGGGGTTTTACAATGTGGAAATATGGGAAGAAGGGTATGAACGCACAGCGGGATTATTGACCGAACAACTCGATCACACCCTGATAGCAGAAAAAGGCAACCGGTTTCGGTTTGCAGCCAATGATGCTCCTGGTAACTATGTTGATATAATATGTTCTCCCGATAGCCTGAAGGGCCTGGGTGGCAGTGGTACTGTGCACCATATCGCTTTCAGTACACCCGATAGGGCAGCGCAGGAGGAAGTGAGACTGCGCATTGTAAAGCGGATGCTGAACCCCACCCCTGTATTGGACAGGAACTATTTCACCTCGATCTATTTTCGCGAACCCGGTGGTGTACTCTTTGAAGTCGCTACAGCCGGTCCCGGATTTGCCATAGATGAAAGTCCCGACCACCTGGGCGAAGCCCTCAAATTGCCACCACAGTTTGAAAAGAAACGTGCCCACCTGGAAGAAGTACTCACCCCCGTTTCCATTGACCTGGCCAATTATAAGTAA
- a CDS encoding ring-cleaving dioxygenase: protein MDNRILGLHHITAIAGNAQRNFDFYTRVLGLRLVKKTVNFDDPGTYHFYYGNEVGTPGTILTFFPWEGITTGYAGTGMATEIGYSVPAGSLDFWKERFDQYKVKQEATGERFGELYLPFQDPDGLRLALNVPKVADNRKAWVTSGITEQAAAKGFHSVTLTLKSIKGTVAVLTEIFGYKLLEQEGNRYRFITDAVDNAAIVDIIEDPQGKTGQVAGGTNHHVAFRVANDNILMEFREKIEKRGFNITPKIDRNYFFSLYFREPGGVLFEVASDNPGFATDESVAELGTNLRLPAQYEPMRQDIEKQLPVLH, encoded by the coding sequence ATGGACAACAGGATATTGGGCTTGCACCACATCACTGCCATAGCAGGAAATGCCCAACGTAATTTTGATTTCTATACCAGGGTGCTTGGTTTAAGATTGGTAAAAAAGACAGTGAACTTTGATGATCCCGGTACCTACCACTTTTACTACGGTAATGAGGTGGGCACTCCCGGTACCATCCTCACCTTCTTTCCCTGGGAGGGCATAACCACCGGCTATGCAGGAACGGGTATGGCTACCGAGATTGGCTATTCCGTACCCGCTGGTAGCCTCGATTTCTGGAAAGAGAGATTTGATCAGTACAAGGTAAAGCAGGAAGCCACCGGCGAAAGGTTTGGCGAACTCTACCTTCCTTTCCAGGATCCTGATGGTCTCAGACTCGCCTTGAATGTGCCCAAAGTAGCTGATAACCGAAAAGCCTGGGTAACTTCAGGTATTACAGAACAGGCTGCTGCCAAAGGGTTTCACAGCGTCACCCTCACACTGAAAAGTATCAAGGGAACCGTAGCCGTATTGACCGAAATATTCGGATACAAACTGTTGGAACAGGAAGGTAACAGGTACCGGTTTATCACCGATGCTGTTGACAATGCAGCCATTGTAGATATCATTGAAGATCCCCAGGGTAAGACCGGGCAGGTAGCTGGTGGTACCAATCACCACGTAGCCTTCCGCGTGGCCAATGATAATATACTGATGGAGTTCCGGGAGAAGATCGAAAAACGTGGTTTTAATATCACCCCGAAGATCGATCGTAATTATTTCTTCTCTTTGTATTTCCGCGAGCCGGGTGGCGTATTGTTTGAAGTAGCTTCCGACAACCCGGGTTTTGCTACCGATGAATCCGTAGCCGAATTGGGTACCAATCTTAGGTTACCGGCACAGTACGAACCCATGCGGCAGGATATTGAAAAACAATTACCCGTACTTCATTAG
- a CDS encoding YceI family protein: protein MEEINKEVVWVIDPVHTRIRFDTKYLLLTPVSGWFTQFEGSVATTEDNFNDSRAQLTIYTNSVYTGNEERDAHLRSPDFFDAARHPVITWKSKAVTVRGDLIEATGTLSIKGVEQEITLQARHVGSCPDPMGNTKAGFTLDATLNRKDFNITWNQYIDKHGLLLSDEVVLHCDVQLLKLP, encoded by the coding sequence ATGGAAGAGATAAATAAGGAAGTGGTTTGGGTGATCGATCCTGTGCATACAAGGATACGGTTCGATACGAAATACCTGCTCCTTACACCTGTTTCCGGGTGGTTTACCCAATTTGAAGGATCTGTTGCAACAACGGAAGACAATTTCAATGACAGCCGGGCACAGCTCACCATCTATACCAACTCTGTATACACCGGCAATGAAGAAAGAGATGCCCACCTCAGGTCTCCCGATTTCTTTGATGCAGCCAGGCACCCCGTCATCACCTGGAAGTCAAAGGCTGTTACCGTCCGGGGCGACCTGATAGAAGCCACCGGCACCTTATCCATCAAAGGCGTAGAACAGGAAATAACCCTCCAGGCCCGGCATGTAGGCTCTTGCCCCGATCCTATGGGCAATACAAAAGCAGGCTTTACACTCGATGCCACCCTGAACCGGAAAGACTTCAACATCACCTGGAACCAGTATATTGACAAACATGGTTTACTCTTATCCGATGAAGTCGTGCTCCATTGTGATGTACAGTTGTTGAAACTTCCCTGA
- a CDS encoding triple tyrosine motif-containing protein, with protein MLRIRYVISLTIICCNFFIASAQNTIGIPTIVNYTRQAYNAGNQNWNIGQDNNGLMYFANNKGLLVFDGTSWRTYPMPGGTIVRSLAIGDSNKIYVGGQGEFGYFSPAKNGELTYNSLKKLIPPNDNDFADVWNICIWQKRVFFRSNKRIFELEGNVITVHKSIDWAYMGITPAGLMAWDFTNRLVTYNRGEWLPVIKVGVLPHDVRLTTVLSIGKDSILLGTLNHGLFILKKDTVSWFNAPGIKNFLGKNIFNACLLSPDRIALVTNLVGCIVINKQGEFIQRFSKKEGLQNNNILSIKLDRDKNLWLGLDNGIDLISYDNAIKSIYPDGENKNTGYTSIFYHDQLYFGLSTGLYKVNLPPGNTDYSYASADIDFVPQTEGQVWGLSIVNDHLLVAHNRGAYQVENGKIKVIDDKTGFWTFRPLYTTDPSPVMFAGTYNGINFYNYNKGAFTNPVIHAQFESARYVVMEKDTIWIAHPYKGLYKVAFNAKGQPFAIRYQDKKGILSANRNHLYKLMGKMVLTSDNGIFEYDSIQNDFVRSAALEKLLGTDPLSYIKEDKFGNLWFSRDKRVGIVDRSGPTPRLLYISEIDDKIMGNGFENINVVDSNNVFIAAEKGFFHINYAQYKKSRHPLFVRIRLVRSAAQKESTIVGGYGPAPTELPMPNIKYSDNSLHFEMASSVYGQEQNTEYAWYLEGFDRDWSPWIKKTEKDYTNLPEGTYTFKVKCRNTADNESTVATWSFRVLPPWYRSWWAYSLYACLLFGLLYIFYKRQQDKYKRLQQLKLLEQQQKYAEEQRQLQVQHELEIGRSEKQIMQLENEKLEAALEHKNAELASSAMSLVRKMEILTRLKEDLVQYKNSAGTDKGGKEFQKIMRVMDKELDHDGEWEQFANHFDTVHTNYLRKLKEQCPEITASELKLAAYLRLSLTTKEIAQLMNISIRGVETSRYRLRKKLGISNDVNLFDYLISITR; from the coding sequence ATGCTCCGGATACGATACGTCATATCACTAACTATAATTTGCTGTAACTTCTTTATTGCGTCTGCGCAAAATACCATTGGCATTCCCACCATTGTCAATTATACCCGCCAGGCCTACAATGCCGGCAACCAGAACTGGAATATTGGTCAGGACAACAATGGCTTAATGTATTTTGCCAATAATAAAGGCTTACTGGTCTTTGATGGCACTTCCTGGAGAACTTATCCCATGCCCGGCGGCACCATCGTCCGTTCATTGGCCATCGGCGACAGCAATAAAATATATGTAGGAGGACAGGGCGAATTTGGTTACTTCTCTCCCGCAAAGAATGGTGAACTGACTTATAACTCACTCAAAAAATTAATACCCCCAAACGACAATGACTTTGCCGATGTATGGAATATCTGTATCTGGCAAAAACGGGTATTCTTTCGCTCCAATAAAAGGATATTTGAACTGGAAGGCAATGTGATCACCGTTCACAAAAGCATCGACTGGGCATACATGGGTATCACCCCGGCTGGCCTGATGGCCTGGGACTTTACCAATCGGCTCGTTACTTATAACAGGGGCGAATGGTTGCCCGTCATCAAAGTAGGCGTCCTTCCCCATGATGTGCGGTTAACCACTGTCCTGTCCATTGGTAAAGACAGTATTTTATTAGGCACCCTCAATCATGGATTGTTCATCTTAAAGAAAGATACCGTATCCTGGTTCAATGCGCCGGGCATTAAGAATTTCCTCGGAAAGAATATCTTTAATGCCTGCCTCCTTTCCCCTGACAGGATCGCACTCGTTACCAATTTAGTAGGGTGCATTGTCATTAATAAGCAGGGTGAATTTATTCAGCGCTTTTCCAAAAAAGAAGGCCTCCAGAATAATAATATCTTAAGCATAAAATTAGACCGCGATAAAAACCTTTGGCTCGGTCTGGACAATGGTATTGACCTTATTTCCTACGACAACGCCATTAAAAGTATTTACCCCGATGGCGAGAATAAGAATACCGGCTATACTTCCATTTTTTACCACGATCAATTGTACTTTGGACTATCTACCGGACTATATAAAGTAAACCTGCCACCAGGTAATACCGATTATAGCTATGCCAGTGCTGATATTGATTTTGTGCCCCAAACAGAAGGGCAGGTGTGGGGACTTTCTATTGTCAACGATCATTTACTGGTAGCCCACAATAGAGGAGCTTACCAGGTAGAGAATGGGAAAATTAAAGTAATTGACGATAAAACAGGGTTCTGGACCTTCAGACCCTTGTATACGACCGATCCTTCACCGGTTATGTTTGCCGGTACCTACAACGGGATCAACTTCTACAATTACAACAAGGGAGCTTTTACCAATCCTGTTATCCACGCCCAGTTTGAATCAGCCCGCTATGTGGTAATGGAAAAGGATACTATTTGGATAGCGCATCCCTATAAGGGGCTGTACAAGGTAGCTTTCAATGCAAAAGGACAACCTTTTGCTATCAGGTACCAGGATAAGAAAGGGATATTGTCGGCCAACCGCAACCACCTGTACAAGCTCATGGGTAAGATGGTGCTCACTTCCGATAATGGCATTTTCGAATATGACAGCATTCAAAATGATTTTGTAAGGTCGGCTGCCCTGGAAAAACTCCTCGGTACCGATCCCTTGAGTTATATCAAGGAGGATAAGTTTGGTAACCTGTGGTTTAGCCGCGATAAAAGAGTAGGCATTGTCGACAGGTCGGGGCCCACTCCCCGCCTATTGTACATCTCCGAAATTGACGATAAAATAATGGGCAATGGATTTGAGAACATCAACGTAGTGGACAGCAACAACGTTTTCATTGCAGCCGAAAAAGGGTTCTTCCATATAAATTATGCCCAGTATAAAAAGAGTAGACATCCTTTATTTGTGCGCATCCGGCTGGTAAGATCTGCGGCACAAAAAGAAAGTACAATTGTTGGCGGTTATGGTCCAGCGCCAACGGAGCTTCCAATGCCAAACATTAAATACAGCGATAACTCCCTGCATTTTGAAATGGCTTCCAGTGTATATGGGCAGGAACAAAACACCGAATACGCCTGGTACCTGGAGGGATTTGATAGAGATTGGTCTCCCTGGATCAAAAAAACAGAGAAGGATTATACCAATTTGCCCGAAGGTACTTATACATTCAAGGTCAAGTGCCGCAATACTGCAGACAATGAGTCAACCGTTGCCACCTGGTCATTTCGCGTATTACCACCCTGGTACAGGAGTTGGTGGGCCTACTCCCTGTATGCATGCTTATTATTTGGCTTGCTCTACATTTTTTACAAACGGCAGCAGGACAAATACAAGCGTCTGCAACAGTTAAAACTCCTGGAACAGCAGCAAAAGTATGCCGAAGAGCAAAGGCAGTTACAGGTGCAGCATGAGCTGGAGATCGGCAGAAGCGAGAAGCAGATCATGCAGTTGGAAAATGAAAAGCTGGAGGCTGCATTAGAACACAAAAATGCTGAGCTTGCCTCTTCTGCCATGAGCCTCGTCCGGAAGATGGAAATATTGACAAGGCTCAAAGAAGACCTGGTTCAATATAAGAACAGCGCCGGGACCGATAAGGGTGGTAAAGAGTTTCAGAAGATCATGCGCGTAATGGACAAAGAACTGGACCATGATGGTGAGTGGGAGCAGTTTGCCAACCATTTCGATACCGTGCATACCAATTACCTCCGCAAGCTCAAAGAACAGTGTCCCGAGATCACCGCCTCAGAGCTGAAACTGGCCGCCTACCTCAGGCTTAGCCTTACCACCAAAGAGATTGCTCAATTGATGAATATCTCGATTCGTGGGGTAGAGACCAGCCGGTACCGGCTCCGCAAAAAACTGGGCATCTCCAATGACGTTAATCTCTTCGACTACCTTATCAGCATCACCCGGTAG
- a CDS encoding alpha/beta hydrolase, with the protein MHQKDIITAGKKLTEAKKVLIMIHGRGGTAENILSLAEHLAVDDYALLAPQATDNTWYPYSFIAPLQQNEPSLSSALSVLSDTVNELITQGFTEKQLYFLGFSQGACLTLEFVTRNAARYGGVVAFTGGLIGDKIYQEHYSGDFKGTPVFIGTSNPDMHVPVERVYATSNILRDMNADVTEKVYPNMGHTITQDEIDNANTLIFNK; encoded by the coding sequence ATGCACCAGAAAGATATTATAACAGCAGGCAAGAAATTAACAGAAGCCAAAAAGGTATTGATCATGATCCATGGCCGCGGTGGTACAGCCGAAAACATACTGTCGCTGGCTGAGCACCTTGCTGTGGATGACTATGCCCTGCTTGCGCCCCAGGCTACCGACAACACCTGGTATCCTTATTCTTTCATTGCGCCCCTGCAGCAAAATGAGCCCTCCCTATCTTCAGCCCTCTCTGTACTCAGCGATACCGTGAATGAACTGATTACCCAGGGTTTTACGGAAAAACAACTGTACTTCCTGGGTTTCTCCCAGGGAGCTTGTCTTACCCTGGAGTTTGTGACCCGCAATGCTGCCCGCTACGGAGGTGTAGTTGCCTTTACGGGCGGATTGATTGGCGACAAGATCTACCAGGAACACTATAGTGGCGACTTTAAAGGAACCCCTGTTTTCATAGGTACCAGCAACCCCGATATGCATGTGCCCGTAGAAAGAGTGTATGCTACCTCTAATATTTTAAGGGATATGAATGCCGATGTCACCGAAAAGGTATACCCCAATATGGGCCATACCATTACCCAGGATGAGATCGACAATGCCAATACCCTGATATTTAATAAATAG